The Cylindrospermum stagnale PCC 7417 genome segment GAATATCTGGCTTTGGAACAATTAGGTGTTATTTATCATGAACAAGGAAACTATAGCAAAGCCATTGATTACTATCAACAGAGTTTAAACAACCGTAGAAACTCTCAAAAAGTTGATCCAGAGCAATGGAAGATTTTATCAAAGCTAGGTTCTGCGTTTGCTGAAGCTGGTAATTTTTCCCAGGCTCAAGAAACATTACAAGATAGTGTGAGATCGCTGGAATATGAACGGAGAAGACTAGGAACTAATGATAGTGATAATCTGACATTTTTTGAACAGCAAGTAGATACATACCGAACTTTACAAAAAGTCTTCATCGCCCAAAATCAGCCGCAAGCAGCCTTAGAAATTGCTGAACGAGGACGTACCCGTGTATTAGTTGATTTATTAGCAACAAGACTATTCGCTACTCAAGCTACTCCCATAACTCTCAGTCCACCAAGTATTGCCCAAATTCGGCAAATAGCTCAACAGCAAAATGCTACCTTAGTCGAATATTCAATTATTAATCAATCTTCTGGATTTCGCCAGCAAAAGCAGGCATCTAATCTGTATATTTGGGTCATCAAACCTACAGGAGAAGTTATATTTCGGCAAGTTGACCTTAAATCCCTGAAAGCTCCACTCAAAGACCTTGTTAGCCAAACTCGTGAACTGATTAACGAAGGTAGAGGACGTGGAAAAAACAATAACCTAACTTTATTGCCAGGGAACTTAGTCAAACTTCAAGGTGATGCTGATGATTGGCAACCTTGGGAAATTGTATCTACAAATGTATCTGCTCAAACCATAACAATCAAACGACCAGATAATCCCGAAGCGCCGCCAATTATACGTCCAATCAAAGATGTAGTTTCTCAAGTTGAGTCTCGCCGTAGCAATCACCCCAGCTTACAGCAACTCCATCAATTACTCATCCAACCCATTGCTGATTTACTACCAAATGACCCCAATTCTCGTGTAATTTTTATTCCTCAAGATGAACTTTTTCTTGTGCCTTTTGCCGCATTGCAAGACGCACAAGGTAACTTTTTAGTTGAAAAACACACCATTCTTACTGCTCCAGCTATTCAAATTCTTGACTTAACCCGTCAACGGCGTGGACTAAATCGTAAAGACAAAAGTGCTTTAGTGGTTGGTAATCCTACGATGCCAAAAGTATCCCTTGTGCCAGGGGAACCACCGCAACAATTATCAGCTTTGCCAGAGGCAGAAAAGGAAGCACAGTTAATTGCTCAGATGCTGGGTACTAAAGCGTTGATTGGCAATCAAGCTACTAAAGCAACAGTGGTATCACAGTTACCAAAGGTAAGCATAATTCATCTAGCTACCCACGGGTTACTAGATGATAGACGCGGCTTAGGAAGTAGCATTGCTCTCGCTCCTGATGTCGAAAAGCAAGAGGGTAACGGTTTGCTGACTGCTGATGAAATTCTCAATTTACAGTTAAATGCTGAGTTAGTAGTCCTCAGTGCTTGTAATACTGGCACTGGGGAAATTACGGGAGATGGGGTGATAGGTTTATCTCGCTCGTTAATTTCTGCGGGTGTTGCCAGTGTGTTGGTGTCACTGTGGACTGTACCTGATGCGCCCACAGCGTCGTTAATGACTGAATTTTATCGCAATTGGCAGCAGCAACCAGACAAAGCGGCTACGCTGCGTCAAGCAATGTTGGCAACTATGAAACAGTACCCTCATCCGAGAGATTGGGCTGCTTTCACTATTATTGGCGAGGCGGAATAGACCTTTCTGGACAATGGTTTTAAATACAAGTTGAAATGCAGGATGCACACCGTGATAATTTCACTCACTCATAGACAACACCCAATCACGTAAAAGTGGGTTGACTTTATCGGGTGCTTCATCATGGGGACAATGACCCGCTGTGAGGAAATATTCTGTTAATTGGGGATAATATTGGCGAAACTTTTGGGAACGTTCTCTGGCATTTATCCAAGGGTCTGCTTCTCCCCACAATATTAATAGAGAACAAGTTAATTGCTTGAGTAGCACATCTACTTTTTCTCCTTGGGGACTGCTAAAAACTGAGACAAATACATCTAATGCACCAGCATCAAAAGCAGGACGAGAAATTTCGTCGATCAATTGCTCTGTAATTGCGCTTTTATCTAGATAAACTTTTTCTAGAGTTTGACGAATTACCCAGCGCTGGCGCACGTATTGAAATAATATAGTTTGGGCTAAAGGTTGCTGAAAAATCCACTTTACAGAATCACCCAAAAGTTTCTGCAAGGGTTGTTTAGGTGGCTGAATTTGAGCTTGTAAAGCTTCTGGTTCTG includes the following:
- a CDS encoding CHAT domain-containing protein, giving the protein MKNIIHVKTAIAISATLLNLVGISYPIILHTPPALAQNSGEKDQIVEQMALAKALFEEGEALFKKADYASAVEALEPALKLLVKLESSKEAQQLAQYMDLAYFPDRIWKITMFLGVAHAGLGNYKKSIDYNLLHLLVTPALIEALQNYSPYYNPENFVIKIRQNEVDIVNRIGLNYQSLGSYKKAIEHHNIALSTAQKIKYPTGEFDAFIRLSKAYINLNDNTKATNYAEQGLALARQIEDREAEAEALGQFQKIYTSLKDYNKAVEYGEQSLAIARQLTNSIDKIHLLRNISYNYISLGKNSKAIEYQEQSFAIATQIGGYVECLSLANKGDFYHSLGDHAQAIEYSQKALKIALDFRNPLLEDKANKTLGNTYFSLGDYKKAIEYYQKKLVVAQQRGNPEEESSTLLSLAKAYLELRNYNQAIKLAQQSLGIAKKHNYRENEELALQLLGNTYIGLGDFSKAIEYQQNTLANSRQLKQPDREYLALEQLGVIYHEQGNYSKAIDYYQQSLNNRRNSQKVDPEQWKILSKLGSAFAEAGNFSQAQETLQDSVRSLEYERRRLGTNDSDNLTFFEQQVDTYRTLQKVFIAQNQPQAALEIAERGRTRVLVDLLATRLFATQATPITLSPPSIAQIRQIAQQQNATLVEYSIINQSSGFRQQKQASNLYIWVIKPTGEVIFRQVDLKSLKAPLKDLVSQTRELINEGRGRGKNNNLTLLPGNLVKLQGDADDWQPWEIVSTNVSAQTITIKRPDNPEAPPIIRPIKDVVSQVESRRSNHPSLQQLHQLLIQPIADLLPNDPNSRVIFIPQDELFLVPFAALQDAQGNFLVEKHTILTAPAIQILDLTRQRRGLNRKDKSALVVGNPTMPKVSLVPGEPPQQLSALPEAEKEAQLIAQMLGTKALIGNQATKATVVSQLPKVSIIHLATHGLLDDRRGLGSSIALAPDVEKQEGNGLLTADEILNLQLNAELVVLSACNTGTGEITGDGVIGLSRSLISAGVASVLVSLWTVPDAPTASLMTEFYRNWQQQPDKAATLRQAMLATMKQYPHPRDWAAFTIIGEAE
- a CDS encoding alpha/beta fold hydrolase, producing MQATTAPIPGKYWQWRGHNVYYVKAGEKQPQRPPLLLVHGFGASTDHWRKNITGLYPDFEVYAIDLLGFGRSAKPKLQYGGDLWRDQLNDFISEVIGQKAVLAGNSLGGYACLCVAAQRPDSVAGLALLNSAGPFSTTQPTSEPEALQAQIQPPKQPLQKLLGDSVKWIFQQPLAQTILFQYVRQRWVIRQTLEKVYLDKSAITEQLIDEISRPAFDAGALDVFVSVFSSPQGEKVDVLLKQLTCSLLILWGEADPWINARERSQKFRQYYPQLTEYFLTAGHCPHDEAPDKVNPLLRDWVLSMSE